The following proteins come from a genomic window of Bradysia coprophila strain Holo2 unplaced genomic scaffold, BU_Bcop_v1 contig_138, whole genome shotgun sequence:
- the LOC119073358 gene encoding uncharacterized protein LOC119073358: MRISFLVLPSLILAVSAATTSSPKTENATKTAKKETRDKRTVDQFGRSLNSHFSNNFNFNYGSPSISKRISNAPKYDNSFYSTNSFASPQFAQSDFNYNGLVKDFDSHGSNFIHEPPHYAPQYLEAPEPIIEIIIKESNESLPITPQPYVQQKKPKEQVQVFYVKYKKDDQKGGQLVIDDPIPALSPEAYHQEHESNDEVDDVSYPVTQPPPLKTTTLRTIIHPDSEKFHSNSGIYVTFNSESKHNQADHSYQEHFEESSIQQVVANSDQQQYHQQYFNPNTHIQQKQLKTANPNPNNYNENAGPNNYNNENHTPYHLSYQQLPHQHGPTQAFRENHDHFYRRPPPPHQPPSQPAYQPQPQQSHPPHPPHPQFQQEFSKPSHSFDKQQFTEGQTYRFQSHPNQHQTQFKKPSRPKPIPIPLHNEEQQSYTQLTRPSQQQTHQQYAQQEQFSQNRPPVNAPSHNSPPPQFQQPFNHFQEYNRNTNRFYQQNVQSGSSAQQQNPPNFNVNTEDHRPFLPSSNFNVESQRPSIPTQIFNSDVRQNYRQPEIVTGAELVQSLPKYEQHITETIPATPNNQIYRPLVQSHPQQTPSEYRHTTASEQQFVQTNNSNQMQIVLPVNYQPNPYSVDPYKLPEYITQPRDNQQSQQRLPESKPQYSPLAVPIKQNLKPGQSVSTLADEVFSSLTSAHQSNFQQNGNNQQITGRNKVSVQKTVSVTQRPSETTYEAKTTTTTTERPPSRPSTTSKSSKKAQLELPDEVPDDLRQSLISSGILDNADISILDYDKIGDVPIESLPPEHLANFYGAGGASQISSSNKVVTVVKPNGEQVHEKEYKAKPDTEQKISARLPNVDLKVVRFDSNNQRAVTDKYIKLNSTVLPSVDIADQQYNRYLPLKVNGAQFPIPNVEELIGKTISSVVVLAPVDTNLQNIDEGLEGRFERDVLDSKQIKFVAGDSLKQLIKKPTKENFKKWLDKESKTDVDLQSVVLLVTQDNNDNAKEIYMYDIGLQRVNKLSGELSSAFVDVAEENASAQDMDNVSLSDSGIIEQMSTKISRSDENSGAENFDDESDHESQQASEIVSTYIKPTAEEKENVNQIVINSGYSVITH; the protein is encoded by the exons ATGCGGATATCATTTCTT gtACTCCCATCGCTAATACTAGCAGTATCAGCAGCCACCACATCATCcccaaaaacagaaaatgcaacaaaaacagCGAAAAAAGAAACTCGAGATAAACGAACTGTTGATCAGTTCGGCCGAAGTCTGAATTCACACTTTagtaataattttaattttaactatGGCTCGCCATCAATATCGAAACGAATATCGAACGCCCCCAAATACgacaattcattttattccACCAATTCATTTGCATCACCACAATTCGCCCAAAGCGATTTCAACTACAATGGATTGGTCAAGGATTTCGATTCGCACGGTTCGAATTTCATTCATGAACCACCACACTATGCACCGCAGTATCTTGAAGCACCGGAACCAATTATCGAAATTATAATTAAGGAAAGCAACGAGTCGCTTCCGATCACTCCACAACCGTATGTGCAACAAAAGAAGCCGAAGGAGCAAGTTCAAGTGTTTTACGTTAAATATAAGAAGGACGATCAAAAGGGCGGACAG CTGGTTATTGATGACCCTATTCCTGCATTATCTCCCGAAGCATATCATCAGGAACATGAAAGTAACGACGAGGTAGATGATGTTTCGTATCCAGTAACACAACCACCTCCTCTGAAAACTACAACTCTTCGAACAATCATCCATCCCGATTCGGAAAAGTTCCATAGCAACAGTGGCATATATGTCACATTTAATTCGGAAAGTAAACACAATCAAGCGGATCACAGCTATCAAGAACACTTCGAAGAGAGCTCCATTCAACAAGTTGTGGCCAATTCGGATCAGCAGCAATACCATCAGCAATACTTCAATCCCAATACACATATCCagcaaaaacaattgaaaacagCGAACCCAAACCCGAACAACTACAATGAAAATGCAGGGCCGAATAATTACAACAACGAGAATCACACACCATATCATTTAAGCTATCAACAGCTTCCTCACCAACATGGACCCACTCAGGCTTTCCGTGAAAATCACGATCATTTTTATCGCAGACCACCACCACCACATCAGCCACCATCACAACCAGCGTATCAACCACAGCCACAACAATCACATCCTCCCCATCCTCCCCATCCACAATTTCAACAAGAGTTTTCGAAGCCCAGCCACTCATTCGATAAGCAACAATTTACGGAGGGCCAAACATATCGATTCCAGTCACACCCGAATCAGCATCAGACGCAATTTAAAAAGCCGTCACGACCTAAACCCATTCCAATTCCGCTACACAACGAAGAACAACAGTCATACACTCAGCTAACACGTCCGTCTCAACAACAAACACACCAGCAATACGCTCAGCAAgaacaattttcacaaaatcgtCCACCAGTTAACGCTCCATCGCACAACAGTCCTCCACCACAATTCCAGCAACCGTTCAATCACTTCCAAGAGTATAATCGAAATACGAATCGATTCTATCAGCAGAATGTTCAGAGCGGAAGTTCAGCTCAACAACAAAATCCACCCAACTTCAATGTAAACACAGAGgatcatcgaccatttttacCAAGttccaattttaatgttgaaaGTCAGAGACCCAGCATACCaacccaaatttttaattcagatGTTAGACAAAACTATCGTCAACCAGAAATAGTTACAGGAGCTGAACTAGTCCAATCACTGCCAAAATATGAACAGCATATCACTGAGACAATACCAGCCACTCCAAACAATCAGATTTATCGCCCGTTAGTACAAAGTCATCCACAGCAAACACCGTCCGAATATAGACATACAACAGCATCTGAACAGCAGTTTGTGCAAACGAACAACTCTAATCAGATGCAAATTGTTCTGCCAGTTAACTATCAGCCGAATCCTTACAGTGTAGATCCATACAAATTACCTGAGTATATCACCCAGCCACGAGACAATCAGCAGAGCCAACAGAGATTACCCGAATCGAAACCGCAGTATTCGCCCCTTGCTGTGCCAATAAAACAGAATTTAAAACCAGGCCAAAGTGTGTCAACACTTGCAGATGAAGTTTTTTCTAGTCTAACTTCGGCACACCAGAGTAACTTTcaacaaaatggaaataacCAACAAATAACTGGAAGGAATAAAGTTTCCGTTCAAAAAACTGTCTCGGTAACACAAAGGCCATCGGAGACCACATACGAAGCTAAAACTACTACAACGACTACCGAACGTCCCCCATCAAGACCATCAACCACTTCTAAGTCAAGTAAAAAGGCCCAATTAGAGCTGCCTGACGAAGTACCTGACGATCTGCGGCAATCGCTCATCTCGTCCGGTATACTTGACAACGCCGACATTAGCATTCTCGATTACGATAAAATTGGAGATGTACCGATCGAATCTCTCCCTCCAGAGCATTTAGCCAATTTTTACGGTGCAGGAGGCGCCTCGCAAATATCCAGTTCGAACAAAGTCGTCACTGTAGTGAAACCGAATGGTGAACAAGTGCATGAAAAGGAATACAAAGCGAAACCGGATActgagcaaaaaatttcgGCTAGACTACCTAATGTTGACCTGAAAGTAGTTCGATTCGATTCAAATAATCAACGAGCTGTTACTGACAAGTACATCAAACTTAATTCTACAGTTCTACCCTCCGTTGATATCGCCGACCAGCAGTACAATCGTTATCTGCCCCTAAAGGTGAATGGAGCTCAATTTCCCATACCGAACGTCGAAGAGCTGATAGGAAAAACGATTTCAAGTGTAGTTGTTCTGGCGCCGGTCGATACAAATCTACAAAACATTGATGAAGGTCTTGAGGGACGATTTGAACGAGATGTTTTGGACtcgaaacaaattaaatttgttgctGGTGATTCACTGAAACAGCTGATTAAGAAACCCACAAAGGAAAACTTTAAGAAATGGTTAGACAAAGAATCGAAGACAGATGTTGATTTGCAGAGTGTAGTGCTGTTGGTGACACA GGACAACAATGACAATGCTAAAGAAATCTACATGTACGACATCGGATTGCAAAGAGTGAACAAGTTAAGTGGTGAATTGTCGAGTGCCTTTGTTGATGTTGCAGAAGAAAATGCCAGCGCACAAGATATGGACAATGTGTCACTATCGGATAGTGGCATCATCGAACAAATGTCAACCAAAATTAGTCGAAGTGACGAAAACAGTGGAGCCGAGAATTTCGACGATGAAAGCGATCATGAATCACAACAAGCTTCCGAAATCGTTTCCACTTACATAAAACCGACCGCTGAAGAAAAGGAAAACGTTAACCAAATTGTTATTAATTCTGGATACAGTGTCATTACCCATTAA
- the LOC119073179 gene encoding 6-hydroxynicotinate 3-monooxygenase-like, protein MVTKPRFLVVGASIAGLTVANGLLQACDCEVIVFERSSESETGRLPKNGGGIGLHEESVKILKSLGISTEYALPMNIHEDRDRTGRIIRKTKIPFYSAFWGDVHRHLLDGAISAGAVVLYNKNVTSIDERDDGVNLGFSNNTARYDGDCVIGADGILSTLRSLILTDNSNSMETDLVRHAGYYAWRGLVPLEDLPPGADLMFQKGIFTIELSYKSHAIMYYLPRGLNWLIYLNSNSEATSTYHRSDEIVGQITRTATDAELEELYRTVELLYRPAVVDLIKASQRPLPFTNQMYDRKSLSTFSTNRCILIGDAAHPSTPHHLRGSNMAIADGFVLAKEFAFTLNAKCHDLKNSAAVKDVFSRFESQRLKLCNDIVIHSARIGRVRQSVYCKDKQGPHWDTICESSELTEMLGDQNYFTDLE, encoded by the coding sequence ATGGTAACGAAACCCAGATTTCTGGTTGTTGGAGCCTCAATTGCCGGTCTTACTGTTGCCAATGGACTTTTGCAGGCGTGCGATTGCGAAGTAATTGTGTTCGAACGGTCATCGGAATCCGAAACTGGAAGGCTGCCGAAAAATGGGGGAGGCATTGGATTACATGAGGAATCagtcaaaatattgaaatcgcTTGGAATATCAACAGAATACGCATTGCCAATGAATATTCACGAGGATAGAGATCGAACCGGTCGGATCATAAGGAAAACTAAGATTCCATTTTATTCGGCATTTTGGGGTGATGTACACAGACACTTGCTGGATGGTGCGATATCTGCCGGAGCAGTTGTGctgtacaacaaaaatgtcaCATCAATCGATGAACGTGATGATGGTGTAAACCTCGGATTTTCTAACAATACTGCTAGATATGATGGTGACTGTGTTATAGGGGCGGATGGTATTTTATCTACTTTACGATCTCTAATTTTGACGGATAATTCAAATAGTATGGAAACCGATTTGGTCAGACATGCTGGGTACTATGCTTGGCGAGGTTTAGTTCCCTTAGAGGACTTGCCTCCAGGCGCTGATCTAATGTTCCAGAAAGGAATCTTCACTATTGAGCTTTCTTACAAAAGTCACGCAATTATGTATTATTTGCCTCGAGGACTGAACTGGCTAATATATTTGAACAGTAATAGTGAAGCCACATCAACTTACCATCGGAGTGACGAAATTGTTGGACAAATTACTAGAACTGCTACTGATGCTGAATTAGAGGAACTGTATCGCACCGTTGAACTTCTGTATCGACCTGCTGTTGTGGATCTAATCAAAGCCAGCCAAAGGCCACTACCATTTACAAATCAAATGTATGATCGAAAATCACTGTCAACCTTTTCCACGAACAGATGCATACTAATAGGAGATGCTGCACATCCGTCCACACCACATCACCTTCGAGGATCGAATATGGCAATCGCAGATGGTTTTGTTCTGGCCAAAGAATTCGCTTTCACACTCAACGCAAAATGCCATGACCTCAAAAATAGTGCTGCTGTCAAGGATGTTTTCAGTAGATTCGAAAGTCAACGATTGAAGCTATGCAACGATATTGTCATACATTCGGCTCGGATAGGTCGAGTTAGACAAAGTGTGTATTGCAAGGATAAACAAGGGCCTCATTGGGATACTATTTGTGAAAGTTCTGAACTTACGGAAATGTTGGGCGATCAGAATTATTTCACTGACTTAGAGTAG
- the LOC119073363 gene encoding cell growth-regulating nucleolar protein encodes MVFFTCNHCGESLKKPSVEKHYQWKSCRGAVPFLTCVDCLKDFKGDEFKEHTKCITEEEKYSAKGFVAKPNKNKGEKKQESWTETLQSLLTKPGVDPQVRYIVEKIAAQTNVPRKKPKFINFVKNSLKISMDNANKVWNVVEEALEEFKQIAEANKQKKELEKKAPENGNAESVPLIPENGQDKKKKKKKESKMETDDTNGTDVQNGKSRKRARETSTADDGSVKKKKKKNKSNGAIDSEIGDESLTTNGNHENEQGQDSTMVDDAKFNWQSNIVTILSKKKAPMAIDKLKSKVVKKYATHTSNAVTASVEKKFLKKLKATPNVTITNEFVKLEE; translated from the exons atggtattttttACTTGCAATCATTGCGGAGAGTCGTTGAAAAAACCGTCCGTTGAAAAGCATTATCAGTGGAAGAGTTGTCGAG GAGCTGTCCCATTTCTAACATGTGTAGACTGTTTGAAGGATTTCAAGGGTGATGAGTTTAAGGAGCACACCAAGTGCATTACAGAGGAGGAAAAATATTCCGCAAAAGGATTTGTTGCTAAGCCGAATAAGAATAAGGGCGAAAAAAAGCAAGAAAGTTGGACCGAAACACTCCAAAGTTTGTTGACTAAGCCTGGTGTTGATCCACAGGTCAGatatattgttgaaaaaatagcTGCACAGACTAACGTTCCACGAAAGAAACcgaaattcatcaattttgtCAAGAACAgcttgaaaatttcaatggaTAATGCTAATAAAGTATGGAACGTGGTCGAGGAAGCATTGGAAGAATTCAAGCAAATCGCTGAAgcaaataaacagaaaaaagaatTGGAAAAGAAGGCGCCAGAGAATGGTAACGCTGAGTCAGTGCCTTTGATTCCAGAAAACGGACAggacaagaagaagaaaaagaaaaaggagTCAAAAATGGAAACGGATGATACGAATGGAACTGACGTTCAGAATGGAAAATCTCGAAAACGAGCAAGGGAGACTAGCACTGCTGACGATGGTAGtgttaagaagaagaagaagaaaaacaagtCCAACGGAGCGATTGACAGCGAAATAGGCGATGAATCGCTAACAACCAACggaaatcatgaaaatgagCAAGGACAAGATTCGACGATGGTCGATGATGCTAAATTCAATTGGCAATCCAATATCGTAAccattttgtcgaaaaagaAGGCACCAATGGCAATTGATAAGCTGAAAAGTAAAGTCGTAAAGAAATATGCGACGCACACGTCAAACGCAGTGACTGCTAGTGTCGAGAAGAAATTTCTTAAGAAATTGAAAGCCACTCCGAATGTAACAATTACAAATGAGTTTGTAAAATTGGAAGAATAA